The following nucleotide sequence is from Firmicutes bacterium ASF500.
AGTCGGGCACAGGGGCGGCGTACAGCGCCCTTCCGGAGGCGGCCCCGTCCAGTCCGAAAAACAAATCCATCAGCGCGACCTGGTGCCCCCGCTTCCGCAGCGCCTCGCACACCATGGCGCCGGAGGACAGGGACACGTTCCGTTCCGGGCTCAATCCGCCCGCCAACACTAAAATTCTCATACGATGGCTCCCCTTTATGGCTATTTTGTCAGTAATAAAGTATTCTAACACATCTCCCGCTGATACTCAACCCGGACATGAAATTTTTTCTGCCCCGGTCAGGGCTTGCACCGCCCGCAGGGCTCATAGCCCTCCAGCACCGCCTGGAGGCGGGCGTAAAACTCTACCCGCTTCCCCGCCTGGATGTTCTTGGCCGAGGCGCAGTCGGGCAGGTGGAACTTTTTGGTCCCGCTGTTGCCTATGTAGATCTGTAAAGTGGGATTGCCTGTCGGGTTGGTGGCGGTGTCCGCCTCCTTCTCCGTGGTGAAGGTGACCGTATTCCCGTCGCTGCGGGCGATCACATGGCCCTGCATATCGGTGCGGTAGACCTCCGCCCCCAGGTCCCGGTAGCGGCTGAGCACCTCGTCGGAGGGGTGGCCGTAGCTGTTCCCCTCCCCCACCGGGATCACCACATCCTGGGGCATGACCTCCCGGAGGAACTGATAGCTGCTGGAGGTATCGCTGCCGTGGTGGCCCGCCTTCAGGACGGTGGCCTTCAAATTGGCCCCCGCCTCAATCAGGTCCCGCTCCGGCCCGGTCTCCATGTCGCCGGTAAAGAGGAAAGAGGTCCTGCCGTAGTCGATCCGCAGAACGATAGAGGTGTCGTTGGTCTCATCATATTCCCGCACCGGCCCCAAAATCTCCACCTGGGCGCTCCCCAGAGTGAATTTGTCGCCCGGCTCAGGGACTGTCAAGGTCTTTCCCTGTTCACCCAGATACCGCACCATATCCCAAAATACCTTGGAGCTGTACTCGGTCACCGGACACAGCGCCACATCCACCGCGGCGTAGTTCAGCGCGCCGGACAGCCCGCCGATGTGGTCCTCATGGGCGTGGCTGACCACCATGTAGTCCAGGCGCTTGGCCCCATGCCGCTCCAGGTAGGCGTACACCAGGTCGGAGTCCTCGGCGTTGCCGCCGTCAATGAGCATATAGTGCCCGTCGCAGATCACCAGGGCGGCGTCCGCCTGACCCACGTCGATAAAGTGGACCTCCAGGCCCTCACCCTCCGGCAGCGGCCCGGCCTGCTCCAGCCTGCTGTACAGCACATAGGCCGTGGCCAGGAACAGCATGATAAACAGGAAGGTCAGCGCCCAGCTGGATTTCTGCCGCTTTTGTTGTCTCTTTCCACTCACGTTAGCTCACTCCTCCAGTTCCTCCGGCAGCGGACGGCGGCGGTGCTCCACCGGCCCCCACTCAGGCAGGGGCAGCCGCTGCATCGCTCCAAAGGCCCGGGCTTTAAGCCCCGGATACCGGCCCTGGAGCTCATAGACAAGCTCCTTGATCTCCTGCCGCTTGGTGTTCCCGTCGGCGGGACAGCGGTTTTCCACCACAGGCAGTTCCAGCCGCCGGGCGGTATTCCGAATCAGGCTCTCCCCGCAGTACAGCAGGGGGCGAATCTGGGTGATGCCCGTCCGGTCCAGCCAGGTGACCGGCTGAAAACAGGACAGCCGGCCCTCGAAGATCAGGGACATAAAAAAGGTCTCCACCGCGTCGTCGTAGTGGTGGCCCAAAGCAATTTTCGAGATGCCCCGCTCCCCTAGAGCGGCGTGCAGCGCCCCCCGGCGCATCTTGGCGCACATGGAGCAGGGATTTTTCTCCTTCCGCAGGTCAAAGATGATGTGCTGAATCTCGCTGGTCAAAATGGTATAGGGCACCTCCAGCTCCCGGCACAAGCCCTCAATGGGGGAAAAGTCCAGCGGCTCAATGCCGTCTGCGTGGCCCATGTCCAGGGTAAAGGCCTCCACCGTAAAGGGAATGGGGTAAAACTCCCGCAGCTTGGCCAGGGCCATCAGCAGCATCAGAGAGTCCTTCCCTCCCGATACCCCCACCGCCACCCGGTCGCCGGGGCTTATCATATTGTAGTCCTCCACACACCGGCGTGTGAGGGAGAGAATCTTGTTCATGGGACATCCTCCTTACGCAGCAGGCCTATTTTACCATAAATATCCGCGCCTCCGCAAGTTAAAATTAAAAATCCGACGCGAGATATCGAAAGAAAACAAGAGATATCAAGAGAATTTTCGAGATATAAAAGATTTTATAAAAATTTATTCCAAAACCCGTTGACACCCCGCCGCCCCCGTACTATAATACAACACGCTCCGCTTGTACGTCACTTGGGGCAAAATGTTTGTAACAGAGCATTTTTCAGATAAATGTAAAGGAAATTGGAGGTTTTACCTATGTCCACGTTCATGGCCAAAAAGGGCAGCATCGAGCGCAAGTGGTACGTCATCGACGCCGCCGGCAAGCCCATGGGCAAGACCGCTGTCATCGCCGCCGATCTGCTGCGGGGCAAGCGCAAGCCCGAGTTCACTCCCAACGCCGACTGCGGCGACTTTGTCATCATCATCAACGCCGAGAAGGCGGTGCTCACCGGCAAGAAGCTGGACCAGAAGTACTACCGCACCCACTCCGGCTGGGTGGGCGGCCTGAAGGAGACCAAGTACCGCACCCTGATGCAGACCAAGCCCGAGCTGGCGATGCAGCTGGCCGTCAAGGGCATGATGCCCAAGAACACCCTTTCCCGGGAGTCCCTGACCCGTCTGCACATCTACCGCGCCGGCGAGCACAACCACGCCGCCCAGAAGCCCGAGCTTTGGGACGCTGAGTAAGGAGGATTTTGAACATGTATAAGAGCAAAAAGCCCTATTTTTATGGCACTGGCCGGCGGAAGTCCTCCGTGGCCCGCGTCCATCTGTTTGAGAACGGCACCGGCGCTATCACCATCAACGGCCGTGACATTGACGACTATTTCGGCCTGGAGACCCTGAAGCTGATCGTCCGTCAGCCCCTGGTCACCACCAACCAGGTGGGCAAGGTTGACATCGTGGCTACCGTCACCGGCGGCGGCGTCACCGGCCAGGCCGGTGCCATCCGCCACGGCATCGCCCGCGCCCTGCTGCTGGCCAGCGAGGAGAACCGTCCCGCCCTCAAGGCCGCCGGTTTCCTGACCCGCGACCCTCGTATGAAGGAGCGCAAGAAGTACGGCCTCAAGGCTGCCCGCCGCGCCCCCCAGTTCTCCAAGCGCTGATTTTATTGCGAAACCCCGAAGCCGCAAGGGCTTCGGGGTTTTTCTGTCTAGCGAAGTATGACAAAACGAGAGCAAGCAGAACAAGAAAAGTTGGGGTTAAATCGAGGTTAAACCCGTATTTTGAGGTTAAAAATGAGGTTAAGCGCAGCCCTCTTTTTCCAGCAGAATCATCAGGCCACCCGTGCTATACTCCTGCCATAAGGAGAGCGGCTTGATTAGGATTTCATGTCCATCGGGCTTGGCGGGCCTGGATGGGCGCGGGGGCTGTACATGGACAGAAAAGAGCAGAGAGGCCCGGCACGGCCTCCCTGCTTAAAATGGAATATGCCCCTGCTCTCCACTCCCGGACGCTCACTTGGCGTCCGGGCTTTCTTTTTTGCGAGAAGCATTCTCCCTCAGTTCCCGCCCACAATTCGGGCAATATTTGGGTTGGTAATAGCCGATTGTCATCCACCCGGTTCCATCAAACCACTTCTCTACCAGTATTGTGGTCTGCCTTCCATCTCCCGAACGGAGGAGCATCCTGAACCCCTTTTCGCATTCTCCAATACCAAAGTAGGATAGGTCATTGTCACTGTTCAGCTCTGGGTCTGCAAATGCGTTATTGCACATCCCACAGACTTTCGTCTCGTTTTCCAATGAGCTTCCCTCCTTCAAATCTCAGTTCCGTCTGGAAGTGTAAATCGGATCTCAACCTGGCAGCCCAAAGCTCCCGCCAGCGCCAGAATATCCTTCTCGGTGAAGTTCCCCCGCGTCATTTTGTTGGATAGGTTCTGCCGAGTCTGCCCGGAGGCTTCAGCGATATCCCCCATCGTTTTGTTCTGACGCTTCATAATCAGCCGTATCTTTTCGGCCACCGTAATGTCCATGGCGTCACCTCCTATTGCTACTGTACACTATTCTATTTCGTTTGTCAAAAGTTTTTTTCAAAATCCACGAAAAAATGTAAAACAGGTATTGACAAACGACACGAATTAGTGTAATATAGGGATTGTAAGGCAGGGGCGGCCAGCCCCTTACGAAAGGAGGGAGGACATGGACGAGATGGCAAACGCCGCCGAGGTCATTGAAAAGCTGGCACGGGAAGCCGAAAGGCTCCAGCTGCTCGAACTGGCCCGAAGCTGCAAGGACCTGGATGAGCTGATTAAAAAGCTCGAAGCAATGACAGCCAACAAGTAAAAAGGGTAGCGGGCCCCCTACCAAGAGAACCGCTACCCAAACCCAAATGGGCGGTGCCGGGAGCCTTACCCCGGCCCGCCTCCATGATAACAGAGTAAGGCAGAAAAATCAAGGAGGCAATCGATTATGATG
It contains:
- the ttcA gene encoding tRNA-cytidine(32) 2-sulfurtransferase; translation: MNKILSLTRRCVEDYNMISPGDRVAVGVSGGKDSLMLLMALAKLREFYPIPFTVEAFTLDMGHADGIEPLDFSPIEGLCRELEVPYTILTSEIQHIIFDLRKEKNPCSMCAKMRRGALHAALGERGISKIALGHHYDDAVETFFMSLIFEGRLSCFQPVTWLDRTGITQIRPLLYCGESLIRNTARRLELPVVENRCPADGNTKRQEIKELVYELQGRYPGLKARAFGAMQRLPLPEWGPVEHRRRPLPEELEE
- the rplM gene encoding 50S ribosomal protein L13, producing MSTFMAKKGSIERKWYVIDAAGKPMGKTAVIAADLLRGKRKPEFTPNADCGDFVIIINAEKAVLTGKKLDQKYYRTHSGWVGGLKETKYRTLMQTKPELAMQLAVKGMMPKNTLSRESLTRLHIYRAGEHNHAAQKPELWDAE
- the rpsI gene encoding 30S ribosomal protein S9 — protein: MYKSKKPYFYGTGRRKSSVARVHLFENGTGAITINGRDIDDYFGLETLKLIVRQPLVTTNQVGKVDIVATVTGGGVTGQAGAIRHGIARALLLASEENRPALKAAGFLTRDPRMKERKKYGLKAARRAPQFSKR